Genomic window (Theileria annulata chromosome 4, complete sequence, *** SEQUENCING IN PROGRESS ***):
GCCCTCATGTTATGGTTGCCGTGAACGACGTTTTGGCCTATCTTTTTGGAAGATTCGTTGGAAAACGCCCTTTGATCGTCATTTCACCTAAGAAAACAGTGGAAGGTTTTCTGTATTCCGCACTTGCTACCACTCTTTTAACTGTGTTAATCGTTCCCTTTTTGCTCAACTACAAGGCTCTACTGTGTCCGACTAATCACTTTAATCTGAGGCCATTCGTTTGGCTTTATAGTACAAACTGTAAATTACCAAGTGTATATCAAATTAAGAATTGGAAATTGCCCGAGTTTGCGGCTAAGCTTCTCAAAAGGAATAATCTCCCATATAGCGAGTTTGTACTTCATATGCTTGTTTTGAGTCTTTTTGCAAGTCTATTTGCTCCTTTTGGTGGGTTTTTGGCTAGTGGTTTTAAGCGCGCGCTCAAGGTTAAGGACTTCAGTAACGTCATACCTGGACATGGTGGCATTACCGACAGGTTCGACTGTCACATTTTAATGGGAGGGTTCACTTACTTTTACCTTAAAACATTCGTAAGAAAACAACAACTGGTTGAGGTCGTGTATAAAATGTTTCTAAAGCTGCCTAAAAATGAACAACTAGAACttttatccaaatttagACAATTATCttgaatttttaactaaaCTACACTATAcgttattatattattgtagATATGTATATTGTAAAACTGGCCTAGAGAATGAGTAGTGAGTGAGGGATCACACATTTAAGACCCAACACCTGTGGAATCTCAgtttattgttaatttattatataattttttaattaaaagCCTTAtgtttttgttttttatcCATGTGTGTTACTTGGTGTTCTGTTCAGTGGTTGCTTGCATAACAAATCGTAGATTTTCAACttcttttattaattctcCCAGAAATTTCTCTTATAGCCTTTcaaattctaatttaaatacGTTTTCACAGCCGTTTAATAAAGGAATTGAGCGcgaattaattaattcatcCAAATTCTCTGACAGAAGGATTCCTCTATATTACGCAGTCAAATTGGTCCTTCCTGAAGGTTAATATGGCtttaaatacaattaaatataactatTAGAATGattgatatatatttagttagcgttaaattttaaatcagaGTATGTAAGTGTTAACTTGGTGTAGGTGAAAAGGTAATTGAGAGCGCTGAAGATGAGTATATATTGGAATCCGCTGAAAGCCAGGGAGTTGAGCTTCCTTATAGCTGTAGGGGAGGTAGCTGCTCTACTTGTGCAGGTAACACATCTAACTACCGTCAGAAATGCCTTTTATCCTTGTTTTGCATACTTATAAATACTATTTCCCAGtattaaattgattttttacAGCGACTTTGGTATCTGGAGAAATAGATAACAGTGAACAGAGTTATTTGGACGATGATCAGGTGAAGAAGGGGTACTGCCTACTCTGTACCAGCTACGCAAAGTCAGATTGTACCATAGAAACACATAAAGAGGACAAACTACACGAAGAAGAAGAAACTAGTAcaaacaataatataatatagaaaatttacATGTTTCTTAAATGGATGTATAgataaatttggaaaaaattatttaagGGGAATAAACCTGGATGAGTGAGTGGCTCCAATTCCGGGCTTTCCATGTCTAACTGGTTTGTAAGTGATTGAAAATTCACCCAGATAGTACCCGACCATTTCTGGTTTAATTTCCACGTTTATGTACTGCTTTCCGTTGTGAACCCCAACGATAGAGCCGATCATTTCGGGAATTACAACCATGTTTCTCAAGTGGGTTTTAACTGGTTCTGGTTTTTGTCCGTATGGAAGATCCTTCTTTGCAGCTCTAAGCTTATTCAACAGTGTCAATGATTGTCTTTTGACCCCTAAACGACATATAAACCATATgcatttttatttttaataaaaaaattaataactaatttttgTATGGAAAGATTCAATACCTCTGCTGAATCTTCTGCGTTGTCTGGCAGGAAGTAATTCGGTCAACTTTTCAATTGGCATTTCCAAAAGCTTTTCCAACTCATATCCACGATATTTAAATGTCCTGAACGTCCTTTTTTTAAGAATCTGAACTCCTTGTTCCTCTGCctaaaacaaaaaataatagtCAAATGAATAGAAGAATAATTgagataataatttaaaaggGAGATATATATTTTGGGGGTGTGAATAAATATGTAGACAGTCGGAATCAGTCTTACCATTTTGAATTAAAGCTGGCTAGAAATTTGTAAAGTTAATCTATTATGATATATAAGTAGATATgagtaaattaatgaaacTTAATAACGATTACGGATCTGTCATCCCTATTTGCCCCATCCATTTTGTTCTGTTAGGAATCACTAGTTCGTCGGATTGATCCACATATATTTTGTttacttttaaattttattgatttctcttttctttttatattttttctatGCCGGTTTTACCTTGTTTTCAACCTTCTAACATTTcatttttgtaaattagcACATATCCAAGTTTCAGTCCAACCTCATTTAGATGATTTCTTGTTGTTTAAATTGAGTTCTATCCTATAGTTATTccataaattatattcacTTTTTTTGGATTTTTTATCCTTTTATTTGGCTATCGTCTTGACTATTATctctaaaaattttgaaacAATGAAATTCTTCTACCTTTTTGTTCTATTtccaatattattaaaattttgcGAATGCGGTCCATTTCTTCCTTTAGATCGACAACTTAATCCTATCGATTTTGATCCCAATGATGATCAACACCCTTTGGACCCTGATCAACTTATAGATCAAATTGAACCTTCTGAACAACCTGCTCAACAAGAACCTATAGAACCACAACAACCAACTCAACCATCTACAGAACCCGAAGAGTTACAACCAGAAACTGTTACAGTAGAAGTTCCAGAACCCGTTACATCAGAAGAACCTAAAGAATCGGATCAAACTGAAGAACAAAAACACGAAGAACCTGAAGCATCTCCAGCTCCTGAACCAGTTGATGAACCCGCAGTTCATGCTACTGAATCTACTCCTACTAAGGCAAGTTCCAGCGGTGATGGAGCAGCTGTTTGTCATGGAAAACATCATGATTATGACTCTGACGGTAAAGAATCTAAATCCGATCATGATAAGCGCCCGAAgggtaatttttatttattacatatcttatatcatttattattgctaatttattatcagaTAAAAAACCATTCGTGCCCAAGACATCGCAATGTTGTGGATCATACTTCACAAATTCATATAAAATCACTGTAGCGTTTGACTGGTGGTTATGTGACAAGGTAAGACTCCATAATAtctatttatatttattaatttattataaagaGATTCATGTATCTTTAGCCATGGCAATACGCTCTAACATTGTTGGCCTTGTTTGGCTTTTCATTATTGAGTCCATGTTTGAAGGCCTACAGAGAAGTCCTCCGTGCAAAAGCTATTAGGAGTTTTATCTTCGATTGTTTTTTGACACACCTCTTTCTCTTTTTGATTGCTTTCTGTGCTTATGCATTGGACTTTTTACTCATGCTTGTTGTAATGACCTTCAATGTTGGTGTATTCTTTGCCGTTATCACAGGCTATACTGTGGGCTACTTGGTTTCCTCATTAGCCTATTCAACTTTACGTTCTCACCCTGCCAGGTCCAGCTCTTTTTCTCGCATTAACGAAGAT
Coding sequences:
- a CDS encoding ferredoxin, putative (Apicoplast targetting peptide predicted by the PlasmoAP tool;~1 probable transmembrane helix predicted for TA17305 by TMHMM2.0 at aa 4-26;~Signal peptide predicted for TA17305 by SignalP 2.0 HMM (Signal peptide probability 0.964, signal anchor probability 0.032) with cleavage site probability 0.505 between residues 18 and 19), with protein sequence MFLFFIHVCYLVFCSVVACITNRRFSTSFINSPRNFSYSLSNSNLNTFSQPFNKGIERELINSSKFSDRRIPLYYAVKLVLPEGEKVIESAEDEYILESAESQGVELPYSCRGGSCSTCAATLVSGEIDNSEQSYLDDDQVKKGYCLLCTSYAKSDCTIETHKEDKLHEEEETSTNNNII
- a CDS encoding 40s ribosomal protein s15, putative → MDGANRDDRSILKKRTFRTFKYRGYELEKLLEMPIEKLTELLPARQRRRFSRGVKRQSLTLLNKLRAAKKDLPYGQKPEPVKTHLRNMVVIPEMIGSIVGVHNGKQYINVEIKPEMVGYYLGEFSITYKPVRHGKPGIGATHSSRFIPLK
- a CDS encoding surface protein precursor (TaSP), putative (3 probable transmembrane helices predicted for TA17315 by TMHMM2.0 at aa 204-226, 247-269 and 274-296;~Signal peptide predicted for TA17315 by SignalP 2.0 HMM (Signal peptide probability 0.997, signal anchor probability 0.000) with cleavage site probability 0.944 between residues 19 and 20) produces the protein MKFFYLFVLFPILLKFCECGPFLPLDRQLNPIDFDPNDDQHPLDPDQLIDQIEPSEQPAQQEPIEPQQPTQPSTEPEELQPETVTVEVPEPVTSEEPKESDQTEEQKHEEPEASPAPEPVDEPAVHATESTPTKASSSGDGAAVCHGKHHDYDSDGKESKSDHDKRPKDKKPFVPKTSQCCGSYFTNSYKITVAFDWWLCDKPWQYALTLLALFGFSLLSPCLKAYREVLRAKAIRSFIFDCFLTHLFLFLIAFCAYALDFLLMLVVMTFNVGVFFAVITGYTVGYLVSSLAYSTLRSHPARSSSFSRINEDCC